In Blastopirellula sp. J2-11, a single genomic region encodes these proteins:
- a CDS encoding DUF1501 domain-containing protein, with protein MDNWINSPDRNILNRRDMLSMTGMGLGSLALGSMFGNPASAAPANPLLPKAPHFAPKAKHVIHIFLNGGPSHVDTFDPKPKLDEYAGKEIPVKMRTERPTGVALPSPYKFKKYGQSGIEVSDIFPHVAENVDDMCFIRSMHANVPNHEPSLLLMNCGEARLPRPSLGSWLVYGLGTENQNLPSFISMCPGGYPIQESQNWQSGFLPGVFQGTYVDTKNTDLEKLIANVRNQRVDHDAQVRQLELLRQLNAQHQAQRGADPQLESRIQSFELAFRMQSEAAEAFDVSREPKHILDMYGEGTQARQILIARRLVERGVRFVQVWHGQGQPWDSHDDIEVNHRRLAKQCDQAIGALLKDLKQSGLLEDTLVICGGEFGRTPTVEMPKEGSNQGKINGRDHNHYGFTVWMAGGGVKGGHIHGATDDFGFAAVENKVHVHDLHATIMQLMGFDHEKLTYRYAGRDFRLTDVHGHVVSDIIA; from the coding sequence ATGGATAACTGGATCAACTCGCCCGATCGCAATATTCTGAACCGTCGCGACATGCTCTCGATGACCGGCATGGGGCTCGGTTCGCTGGCGCTCGGCTCGATGTTCGGCAATCCTGCGTCGGCGGCGCCCGCCAATCCGCTCCTCCCCAAGGCGCCTCACTTTGCTCCGAAAGCGAAGCACGTCATTCATATCTTCTTGAACGGCGGCCCGTCGCATGTCGATACGTTCGACCCCAAGCCGAAGCTGGATGAATACGCCGGCAAAGAGATCCCGGTCAAAATGCGAACCGAACGTCCGACCGGCGTCGCGTTGCCGTCCCCTTACAAGTTTAAAAAGTATGGGCAAAGCGGCATCGAGGTCAGCGACATCTTTCCGCATGTCGCCGAAAACGTGGACGACATGTGCTTCATTCGCTCGATGCACGCCAACGTCCCCAATCACGAACCGTCGCTGCTGCTGATGAACTGCGGCGAAGCCCGACTGCCGCGGCCCAGTCTCGGCTCGTGGCTCGTCTATGGCCTGGGGACCGAAAATCAAAATCTGCCGTCGTTCATCTCGATGTGCCCCGGCGGCTATCCGATTCAAGAGTCGCAAAACTGGCAGTCGGGCTTCCTGCCGGGCGTCTTCCAGGGAACCTACGTCGACACCAAAAACACGGACCTTGAAAAGCTGATCGCTAACGTCCGCAATCAGCGCGTCGATCATGACGCCCAGGTGCGTCAGCTGGAACTGCTGCGTCAACTCAACGCGCAGCATCAAGCGCAACGCGGCGCCGATCCGCAGTTGGAATCGCGGATTCAATCATTCGAGCTCGCTTTCCGTATGCAAAGCGAAGCGGCCGAAGCGTTCGACGTTTCTCGCGAACCGAAACATATCCTCGACATGTACGGCGAAGGAACCCAGGCTCGCCAGATCTTGATCGCGCGTCGGCTGGTCGAACGAGGCGTTCGCTTCGTGCAAGTCTGGCACGGCCAAGGCCAGCCGTGGGACAGTCATGACGATATCGAAGTCAATCATCGCCGCCTGGCCAAGCAGTGCGATCAGGCGATCGGCGCCCTGTTGAAAGATCTGAAACAGAGCGGCCTGCTCGAAGACACGCTGGTCATCTGCGGCGGCGAGTTCGGCCGTACGCCGACCGTTGAGATGCCCAAAGAAGGCTCGAACCAAGGCAAAATCAACGGGCGCGATCACAATCATTATGGCTTCACCGTCTGGATGGCCGGAGGCGGCGTCAAAGGGGGTCACATCCACGGAGCGACCGACGACTTCGGTTTCGCCGCCGTCGAGAACAAGGTCCACGTCCACGACCTGCACGCGACCATCATGCAACTGATGGGCTTCGACCACGAAAAACTGACCTACCGCTACGCCGGCCGCGACTTCCGCCTGACCGACGTGCATGGGCACGTGGTCAGTGACATCATCGCGTAG
- a CDS encoding lactonase family protein, with product MRVLSLLLVLLVSASASAKSFVYVSNGGDKTISLFSMDEAKGDLTLVKTVQLEAAPGPMALSPDQKFAYVATSRPNNLLSFAVNAETGDLTQIEAVPLDATSCFVYCDPTGKWLLNTYYSAGKVTVHPVDGGQIGDLAQTIPTAKNAHCIRTDATNRFALVPHTGPNKIFQFRFDPANGKLTANDPSSVAAPETTEPRHVQYHPTLPLVFSSDEVGDSITAYDYDPAKGTLAPRQTVSTLPEDYDGTKNTCADLELTADGKFALVSNRGHDSIARFAIGDDGQVTALGQTPTEKIPRSFNLAPNQKFLYSAGQKSDQLAAYRFEKTTGDLAPFATYKTGKAPSWVQVVTFAD from the coding sequence ATGCGCGTTTTGTCTCTGCTCTTGGTCTTGTTGGTTTCCGCTTCGGCTTCGGCCAAGTCATTTGTCTACGTCTCAAACGGGGGCGATAAAACGATCTCGCTTTTCTCGATGGACGAAGCAAAAGGAGATCTGACGCTGGTCAAAACGGTGCAGTTGGAAGCGGCGCCGGGGCCGATGGCGCTGTCGCCCGATCAGAAGTTTGCCTATGTTGCAACTTCTCGGCCAAACAACTTGTTGAGCTTTGCTGTCAACGCCGAGACAGGCGATCTGACGCAAATCGAAGCGGTTCCGCTCGATGCGACTTCCTGCTTTGTCTACTGCGATCCGACCGGCAAATGGTTGCTCAACACGTACTATAGTGCCGGCAAAGTGACGGTCCATCCGGTCGACGGCGGCCAGATCGGCGATCTGGCGCAGACGATTCCAACCGCGAAGAACGCTCATTGCATCCGCACCGACGCGACCAATCGCTTTGCCCTGGTTCCTCACACCGGCCCCAACAAAATCTTCCAGTTCCGTTTTGATCCGGCCAACGGCAAGTTGACCGCCAACGATCCGTCGTCGGTCGCTGCGCCGGAGACGACCGAACCGCGACACGTTCAATATCACCCGACGCTGCCGCTGGTCTTCTCTTCGGATGAGGTCGGCGACAGCATCACGGCGTACGACTACGATCCGGCGAAAGGAACGTTGGCGCCGCGGCAGACCGTTTCGACTTTGCCGGAAGATTATGACGGTACGAAAAATACCTGCGCTGATCTCGAACTGACCGCCGATGGCAAGTTTGCGTTGGTCTCGAACCGCGGGCATGATTCGATCGCGCGGTTCGCGATCGGCGACGATGGCCAGGTGACGGCGCTGGGCCAAACGCCCACCGAAAAGATCCCCCGCTCGTTCAACTTGGCTCCTAACCAGAAGTTTCTCTATTCGGCTGGCCAAAAAAGTGACCAACTGGCCGCTTATCGTTTTGAGAAGACAACCGGCGACCTGGCCCCGTTTGCGACCTACAAAACGGGCAAAGCCCCCAGTTGGGTGCAGGTAGTTACCTTCGCTGACTAA
- a CDS encoding DUF1553 domain-containing protein, with the protein MRRTWLWMPLAISLLLSAAAHAEESPAAEAKFTPEQIQFFEAKVAPLLSKHCSECHSAESRKLEGGLILDNRASILAGGDSGAAIEPGNVEDSLFIQAVRYGEFSYQMPPKGKLTDEEIAIFEKWVADGMADPRGGEAITYVEKDPRDFWSFKDPQRHDPPQVKQADWPQGRVDHFILAKQEEKGLSPSPPAAKTTLVRRLYFDLTGLPPTKEQIDAFVADNSPDAIEKLVDQLLASPHFGERWARHWLDVARYADTKGYVFQEDRAYPGAYKYRDWVVTSLNEDLPFDKFVAQQLAADRLPEGERHLEALGYLTLGRRFLNNKHDILDDRIDVVARGFLGLTVACARCHDHKFDPISQADYYSMYGVLGSTKEETPEGMPPVLHDEKPHDVRIFKRGQAGNRGDVAKRQFLSILTDKDKPLPLTDGSGRLQLAQAITARDNPLTARVFVNRVWGHLFGEGLVTTPSDFGAQGEKPSHPQLLDDMAVEFMDDGWSVKRLIRRLLLTATYQQASADRADCRAIDPTNIYLWRMNRRRLDFEASRDSLLVATGSLDETLGGPAVDITADPSPPRRTIYGQVDRQNLPGMFRTFDFAGPDSHCPIRPETTVPQQALFMLNSSFIMNQASKLARDSASQADPQQRVQQLYQRALGRDPSEAELQLAIQFVSSAPSEPAPATPWLYGYGSRDSESGKVDQFTPYASVSADGKTWQAAPELPNKVAGWSSLNAGGGHPGSLKFAAIRRFVAPTGGVITIEGKLRHKSENGDGVFVSIIGPGGPVGNWKAKHGGAQTNVKQVEVKAGDAIDFVTESGETISNDSFEWTVNLLMRGDTIQAWNSASDFNTQRPVDAWTQLAQVLLVSNEFHFVD; encoded by the coding sequence ATGCGCCGTACTTGGCTATGGATGCCGCTTGCGATTTCGCTGCTTTTGTCGGCTGCTGCGCATGCAGAAGAATCGCCCGCCGCGGAAGCGAAGTTTACGCCGGAGCAAATTCAGTTCTTCGAAGCGAAGGTCGCTCCTCTGCTGTCCAAGCATTGCAGCGAGTGTCATTCGGCCGAGTCGCGCAAGCTGGAAGGAGGTCTGATCCTCGACAATCGCGCCAGCATCTTGGCCGGCGGCGATAGTGGAGCCGCGATCGAGCCCGGCAACGTCGAAGACAGCCTGTTTATCCAAGCGGTCCGTTACGGCGAATTCTCTTATCAAATGCCTCCCAAGGGCAAGCTGACCGATGAGGAGATTGCGATCTTCGAGAAGTGGGTCGCCGATGGGATGGCTGATCCTCGCGGCGGCGAAGCGATTACCTACGTCGAAAAAGATCCCCGCGACTTCTGGTCGTTCAAAGATCCGCAACGTCACGATCCACCGCAAGTCAAACAAGCCGACTGGCCGCAGGGCCGCGTCGATCATTTCATTTTGGCCAAGCAGGAAGAAAAAGGGCTCTCCCCTTCTCCGCCCGCCGCCAAGACTACGCTGGTTCGCCGGCTCTACTTCGACTTGACCGGCCTGCCGCCCACCAAAGAACAGATTGACGCTTTCGTCGCCGACAACTCTCCTGATGCGATCGAGAAGCTGGTCGATCAGCTGTTGGCGTCGCCTCATTTCGGCGAACGTTGGGCGCGGCACTGGCTGGATGTCGCGCGCTACGCCGATACCAAAGGTTACGTCTTTCAGGAAGATCGCGCTTATCCCGGCGCCTACAAATATCGTGACTGGGTCGTGACGTCGTTGAACGAAGACCTGCCGTTTGACAAGTTCGTCGCCCAGCAATTGGCGGCCGATCGTCTGCCGGAAGGAGAGCGTCATCTCGAGGCGCTCGGCTACTTGACGCTGGGACGTCGCTTTTTGAACAACAAGCATGATATTCTCGACGATCGCATCGACGTCGTCGCTCGCGGCTTTTTGGGGCTGACCGTCGCTTGCGCGCGTTGCCATGATCACAAGTTCGACCCGATCAGTCAGGCCGACTACTACAGCATGTACGGCGTCCTCGGCAGTACGAAAGAAGAAACGCCTGAAGGAATGCCGCCGGTTCTGCACGACGAAAAACCGCACGATGTGCGGATCTTCAAGCGCGGTCAAGCCGGCAATCGCGGCGATGTCGCCAAGCGTCAGTTCCTTTCGATCCTGACTGACAAAGATAAACCGCTGCCGTTGACCGATGGCAGCGGACGTTTGCAACTTGCCCAAGCGATCACGGCCCGTGATAACCCGCTGACGGCGCGAGTGTTTGTCAATCGCGTTTGGGGGCATCTGTTTGGCGAAGGTCTGGTCACCACGCCGAGCGACTTTGGCGCCCAAGGCGAGAAGCCGAGCCATCCGCAATTGCTGGACGACATGGCGGTCGAGTTCATGGACGACGGCTGGTCGGTCAAACGCCTGATCCGCCGTCTGCTGCTGACCGCGACCTACCAGCAAGCGAGCGCGGATCGCGCCGATTGTCGCGCCATCGATCCCACCAACATTTACCTGTGGCGGATGAATCGCCGCCGCTTGGATTTTGAAGCGTCCCGCGACAGCCTGTTGGTTGCGACCGGTTCGCTGGATGAAACGCTCGGCGGCCCGGCGGTTGACATCACGGCCGATCCTTCGCCGCCGCGACGCACCATCTACGGCCAGGTCGACCGGCAAAACTTGCCCGGCATGTTCCGTACGTTCGACTTCGCCGGCCCTGATTCGCATTGTCCAATTCGTCCCGAGACGACCGTGCCGCAGCAGGCGCTCTTCATGCTTAACAGCTCGTTCATCATGAATCAGGCCAGCAAGTTGGCCCGCGATTCGGCCTCGCAAGCCGATCCCCAGCAGCGCGTTCAACAACTCTATCAACGAGCGCTTGGCCGTGATCCGAGCGAAGCCGAGCTCCAGCTGGCGATCCAGTTTGTCAGCAGCGCCCCGAGCGAACCGGCGCCGGCGACCCCTTGGCTGTACGGCTATGGCAGTCGCGACAGCGAGAGCGGCAAAGTCGATCAGTTCACGCCGTATGCGTCGGTTTCGGCCGATGGCAAAACCTGGCAAGCCGCTCCGGAACTGCCGAACAAAGTTGCAGGCTGGTCCAGCTTGAACGCCGGCGGCGGTCATCCCGGTAGTTTAAAGTTCGCCGCGATTCGGCGCTTTGTCGCTCCGACCGGCGGCGTGATCACGATTGAAGGCAAGTTGCGTCATAAGTCGGAAAACGGCGACGGCGTTTTTGTCTCGATCATCGGTCCCGGCGGACCTGTCGGAAATTGGAAAGCCAAACACGGCGGCGCCCAGACCAACGTCAAACAGGTCGAAGTCAAAGCAGGCGACGCGATCGACTTTGTCACCGAGTCAGGCGAAACGATCAGCAACGACAGCTTCGAGTGGACCGTCAATCTGCTGATGCGCGGCGACACGATTCAAGCGTGGAACAGCGCCTCGGACTTCAACACGCAGCGACCGGTCGACGCTTGGACGCAACTCGCCCAAGTGCTGCTGGTCTCCAACGAATTTCATTTTGTCGACTAA